The Kordia sp. SMS9 DNA window CACGTTTTTTATGAGACGATAATTCCGAAGCGTTCTGAAATGTTTATCAAAGTCATTCCAAAAAATAAAAAACAAAACTTTAGTCTGTACGCGTATCAAGTTGGACTGAATAATGCGCAATTGCCACCAAATTTGAGCAGCTGTATTACGTGCGAAGAAGATTCCAAATGGGATCGTAAATGGCGTGGAAAAACACAAGATCATACGCGGAACGTTCGCGTGAATGCTATCAATCGACCTTATAAAATTGTAATTGCCGTTGTGGGCGCAGAAGGTTTGACGGAAGGCGATTTTGAATTGGAAATTGAAATAAAAAAGTAAATAAAGTGTAGCTTTCCTTTTTGTAGTTTTCCTTTCGGGAAAATTACATTGCTGTATCAACAAAACCAAAAACTCACAAATTCTCCCTATTTTTGCAGCATGAAACAAGTAGGGAAGAAGGACATACGCGCATTGAGCAAAGAACAACTTCGAGAATTCTTTGTATCGCAAGGAGACAAGGCGTTTCGTGGAAATCAAGTCTATGAATGGTTGTGGCAAAAAGGAGCACATAATTTTGAAGACATGACCAATGTTTCGAAAGAAACGCGCAAAATGCTGGAAGAAAACTTTGTTATCAATCATATTCGTGTGGACAAAATGCAACGTAGCAATGATGGAACCATCAAAAATGCAGTGCGCTTGCATGACGGATTGGTGGTGGAATCTGTATTAATTCCGACATCTTCACGAACTACTGCATGTGTATCGAGTCAAGTTGGTTGTAGTTTGGATTGTAAATTTTGTGCGACTTCACGATTAAAACGCATGCGAAATCTGAATCCTGATGAAATTTACGATCAAGTTGTAGCGATTGACCGCGAGAGCAGATTGTATCATGGCAGACCGTTATCAAACATTGTATTCATGGGAATGGGCGAACCGTTGATGAATTATAACAATGTATTAAAAGCAATTGATAAAATTACTTCGGATGAAGGTCTAGGAATGTCACCAAAGCGAATTACCGTGTCTACTTCGGGCGTGCCAAAAATGATCAAAAAAATGGCAGATGATGAAGTGAAATTCAAACTAGCAGTTTCATTACATTCTGCAATAGACGAAGTTCGAACTGAAATCATGCCGTTCAACGAACACTTTCCATTGAAAGATTTAAAAGAAGCCTTGGCGTATTGGTATGACAAAACTAAAAATAAAATCACTTACGAATACGTAGTTTGGGATGGTATCAACGATCAACAAAAAGACATCAATGCGTTGGTAAAATTCTGCAAAGATGTACCAAGTAAAGTCAATCTTATAGAATACAATCCTATTGATGACGGACAATTTCAACAAGCAAGCAACAAAGCAATTGATCGCTATGTAGATTCATTAGAACAAAATGGTATTACCGTTACGGTACGACGTTCTAGAGGAAAAGATATTGATGCTGCGTGTGGACAATTGGCAAATAAGGAATAGTTTTTAATGTATCAATGTATCAATGTATCAATGTATCAATTTGATAATTTCAAAATGTGCCAATGTAGTTTGCGTTTCAATGCTCGGTTCAGCTTTAATTTGTAGCGTTTTTTTAGAGGAACTATTTTTCAATCATTCAATTTCAATAGATAAAGGTGTCAATGTTCTTCCTTCAAATGCAGGATGATTTTTTTCATACTTATCTACTTTAAAAATAGAAGCATTGGTTTCGATCGGGTTTTGAAATTGCCAAATAATGGTGCCTGAGGTATTTATTTCTAAAAGTGTTCCTGTTCTTCCAGCGGTAATGAGTGTATTTCCATTGGGCAATCTTTTTGCGCCAGAAAGTCTGGAAGAGTAAATAGCTTCACTATCATACGACCAAATAGGAGCCTCTGGAAGTTGTGTGGTGTTGGGAACCAAATCATACGTTCCATCTGAAAGCTGAGGAATCAAAATTTCTTCAACAGACGATTTTTCAGCGAAAGAATTATTGTTAAAAACCATGAAGTTTCCGCCATTATTTACTGTATTTCCAATCCAAGTAACGTCATGTTGACCAAACAAACGTTGATCTTCAGCAGTGCCTGAATTATAGGTTTGCGGATTTCCCCAACGATACAATAAATCACCTCCTTTATTGCTATTTCCTCCTGAATGTGATGCAGCTTCTGCGGTAGAAGTGCTGTGATCAATGATCCAAAACTCATTAAAAACTCTAGAACTCACTACAATTTGATCCAATTCTTCAATATAATCAATGGAATTTAAGTGATTAAAATTTGCATCGCCGCCTGAAAAATTAATATTAATTAATTCGGGATGATCAGAAACGACACCGAAATTTTCTTTGGTGGCATCATGGTCTTGAATCAAATGATCCCAAACAGACCATTCCCAAACTATATTAGCTTGATTATTAGGTAGCGGTTGAATTTCTATAATCTTACATGGCCAAACTTTGTTTTGAAACAATAAATTCGGATTTCGTCCTTCTGCAAGTGCTTCATTTTCAGATTTATATTCCCAAACCAATGCTAATATATTGCCGTTTGGCAACAAAGTTAAATCATGATGCAATACATAAGTAGCGGTATTATATTCCCAAAACCAAATTTGATCTCCGTCAAAGTTTAAAATTTCGATAGCACCTGTTGCGCCGCCACCAGAAAATTCAGAAGTGTCTTGTCGCAATGCCCTAATTAAATTCCCTTCATCTGTTAAATACGCCATCAATGCACTTGTGTTAGCTTCCCATTGATGCACTACAAAGCCTTCATTATTAATAAGAAAACTATCTGTTGAACCCATAGGCGAAACTAGCGTGTAGGCATCATAAATTCCATCTTCATACTGAACAATATTTTCACTGAGTTCTACAGGTAGTACTGGCGTCACCATATCATCATCCTTACAGCTGAATATACATACGAAGCAACATGCTACAAATAAAGATGTTATAATTCTTTTCATAATAAAGGAATTATTTTAAAAAAGTGCAATTCCGAAACACATTATAAAAGTTAATGTGAACATCAGAATTACACTTTTGTTTCTAAAAGATATTTTTACTTTACAAGTATTTTAAATGTCTTTGTTTTATTGTTAATGCTAACCTTAGCAAAATATACGCCAGCATCTACAGTATTTAAAGATACTTCATGCGTTCTTGAATTCAATTCAGAATTTAAGATCTGTTGTCCAATTGTATTGTATAATACAAAATTAGACATAGGTTCGGTAGCTTGCATTGTCATAACTTCCGTTTCATAATTAATGAAGTGTTTAAAGTTATCTGCATCAAACTCTTCTACTCCCAATGTTTCTGTAACGCCTAAACCTAAAAGCATTAATAGATTAGGAGAATTTGTTGTGGTTGCACGAACAGCTACATAATAGGTACCATCTGAAGGTGGACTAAAAGTTTCTGTAACACTATATGCTTGTGTAATTAAATCATTACCCATAGTATCTCCAAAAGCTCCAGATTGTGTAATGTTTGTATACGTTCCTAACAAGGATTGGTAGGTGGCAGTAGACGACTGACTATCTGTAATGTATAATTCAAAACTTTCATCAGCAGCTGAATTAAGATCAAATGCATTATAAATCACTTGTATACCGTACGTATTGATGGTAGTCATGTCCATTCTTTGAGAAAATAACCAATCATCTTTTGCTACTTCGGTAGCTGCTTGTGGAAAAACAACCATAAAGCTGTCATTTGCTCCATCACCATCTAAGTCGTTAATATCGGTGTTGTAGGACCATACTGGACTGATCATGTCAGCATCTTCAAGTGCCCAACAATCTAGGACAGTTCCGTCTGCAAAATTTTCCGAAAATGGATATGTTGCTGAACCTGTACAATCTCTTAGCGATCTGAATCCAATAGGACCAACCCAAGCGCTGTCTCCGTTAGAGCCTCCACAATTGGCACGAATAAAAAAGTCATAATTCGTATTCGGCGTTAAGCCCATAAATACATAGTTTGGTGTCATAATATTAGAAACCAATGTTCCTGTTCCTTGAGTAAAGCCATCTGCTCCCCATTCTATTTCCCAAGTTGGTGTCCCCGTATTTGTATCGGTCCAACCTAAATCAAAAGTAGTTGAAGTAGCAGCATTGCCCACAAATCCAGAAGGATCTAGACATACTGCAGCAGCTTCGGTAAGTGTAAATTCAAAACCAAAAGAACTCCATCTGTTATCCCAAACAATATAATACGTTGTGTTTGCAACAGTATTAAATGTAGCTTCTGATAAATAGTTTCCGCCTGGGTAATCTACATCGTCACTTCCAGAAAGACAAACCAATGCTCCACAAGTTCCTTCATAAATTTGTAATCGGGTGTCTCCGTTCAAATTAGCCGGTAAAATATTAGAAGATACTGTTGCAGATCCTGAGGCTGTTGGAGTGTATGTATACCATTCGGCGGCGGCGGCGGTAGTGGTTCCTCCTGAACAAATGGTTGTAGTGCCTTCAGTTCCGTTTACAGCAAGAACGTTATACGTACCAGCTGTAATTGCTTGTGCTGTTGCACAGGTGTCTTGAGCAATTCCTGTATAGGTAAAGATCAAGAAACTAAAAAATAAAAAAGTAATTTTTCTCATAAGCGAGGCTTTATATGTTAATAATGTTCAAGTTATAAAAAAATATCACATAGAAGCATGTAACACGATTTTTTCTCATAAACGTTAACATTTTTAAAGATTTGATAAAAAAGAAAGGCTAAAATTTGATACTCTCTAAAATGAATTTGTCATTGTTAAAACTAGCAGTATCAAAGGAAATCCATGGAACTTACTATATTAGCTATTTCCGACAACGAAAATAAAACGACGAATTGCACTCAGAAGTGTTTGAATCTTGTTAAAAAGGACATAAATCATAGAATTAGTTAATATCTTTGCAAATACATGAAAGTAGTCGCGCAGATAAAACAACCGATTGTCAAGGAAATGGAGCTTTTTGAAAAGAAGTTTTACTCCTCAATGTCTTCAAAAGTCGCACTACTCAACCGAATTACACACTATATTGTCAATAGAAAAGGAAAGCAAATGCGTCCAATGTTTGTTTTTTTAGTCTCTAAAATGACTTCTGACGGAATTGTCAATGAACGCACTTATCGCGGTGCTTCTGTTATTGAATTGATTCACACGGCAACCTTAGTACACGATGATGTAGTCGATGATTCCAACCGTAGAAGAGGTTTTTTCTCTATCAATGCTTTATGGAAAAATAAAATTGCGGTCTTAGTAGGCGATTTTTTACTGTCGAAAGGATTATTATTATCGATTGATAATGGTGATTTTGATTTATTGAGAATCATCTCTGTGGCAGTTCGCGAAATGAGTGAAGGAGAATTGCTTCAAATTGAAAAAGCACGCCGATTAGATATCACAGAAGAAATCTACTACGAGATCATTCGCCAAAAAACAGCCACCTTAATTGCAGCGTGTTGTGCCATGGGTGCACAATCTGTAAATGCTCCGGAAGAAGAAGTAGAACGCATGCGATTGTTTGGTGAATATATCGGAATGGCGTTTCAGATTAAAGACGATTTATTCGATTACGGACAAACGCAAATTGGGAAACCCACAGGAATTGATATCAAAGAGCAAAAAATGACACTTCCACTCATTTATGCACTAAATCATTGCACGAAAGAAGAGAAAAAGTGGGCAATCAATTCGATAAAAAATCACAATAAGGACAAAAAAAGAGTCAAAGAAGTCATTGCTTTTGTAAAAAAAACTGGCGGATTGGAATATGCGGTCAAACAAATGAAAAGCTATCAAGAAAAAGCGCTCGTGCTGCTTGAAACCTACCCAAAATCCATTTATAAAGACTCTTTAGAATTGATGGTCAACTACGTAATTGATAGAAAAAAATAATTTTTTTTCATTCTCAGACAACCATTTGCATAAAAATTGCGTCTATGTCAATAGAAAGCAGCTTGTAAAGTCAACGATCTTGGCGCAAGCTCACGAGACATTAAGAAGAATCAATTAAAACATTTCGGCGTAAGCGTCGGAACATTTAAATCTCGATTATCGAGTGAAAGTTATACAATTACATCTACAAGAAGGACAACTCATTAAGCGAGCAAAGCGCAACGACCGAAAAGCGCAGCAAGTACTGTATGCACAACACGCGCCAAAAATGTTGAGTGTTTGTAGATATTACATTGCTAACCTTCACGATGCAGAAGAAGTAATGCTTTCCGGGTTTTTCAAAGTATTTACACAACTAAAAACCTATAAAAACAAAGGAAGTTTTGAAGGTTGGATTCGGAGAATCATGATTCGAGAATCCATTTCGTTTCTCCGGAAAAGAAAATTACTAGTTGCGGTTGACGAAATTGAAAACTATACCGAAATCACCGAATGTGAAGTCAATGTAAATGCAGGTGTGGAGGAAATTCAAAAAGCGATAGACGCGTTGCCAAAAGGATATAAAATTGTATTCAATTTATATGAAATAGAAGGCTACAAACATCAAGAAATTGCCGAAATGCTCAATATTTCAGTAAGCACGTCCAAAACGCAACTATTCAAAGCAAAAAAGACGCTTCAAACACAATTACGATCAAAAAAAAACAGAGCTAATGAAATCGCATGAAATCAAAAACATATTAGAAGAGCGTACGATTGAAGTATCTGAACATTCATGGGAAAAGCTCGCAGGACAATTAGATGCGAATGATCGCAAGAAACGTAGTAAAAAAATCTACATTCCGTACGCTGCATGTTTGGCATTGCTAGTCAGTTGGTTGGTTTTTATGATGGTACAATCTGAAGAAACTACCAATACTGATGAGATTGCAAATCAAGAGAATACTACGAAACCCATCATCACGAAAACCAAAGAGAATTCTCAAGACATTGTCATTCCAACAAAAGAAAAAATACAAGAAGTCATTGTTAAAGATACAGAAGTTGTAGTGGAAACAAATACTTCTAAAGATGCCGACGAAAAAGAAATAGTTCCAAAAGCTACAGCAGAATTCACTACTGAACTACAAAAGGAAATTAAAAATGCGGTGGTGATTCAAGAAAAAATAATACCACAAAAAATAGAAACCGTTATTGAAGAAAAAGAAGTCATTATCACCACAAACGACGATTTAAAAGCTTCTATTGTAGCCTTATTAAAAGAAGAAAAAAGAACGGTAACCAATGCAGAAATTGATTTGTTGCTGAAAGAAGCGCGAGAATCACTCAAATATTTAGAAGTTACTAAAGAAAAAGTGAATAATACAAATTTTGCTACCGCAGACGAATTGTTGAACGAAGTAGAATATGAACTCGACAAATCATTCAAGCAACGTGTATTTGAGCTTGTGAAACGAAATGTAAAACGAACACGAACCGCCGATATCGACCGATAAAGTTCCTAGCGAACACAGAAAAAAATCATCAATTAATAGTAAAAAAACGAACATGAAAACAAGTACACTCTATGTATGCCTGGCATTCTTATGCCTACATTTTACGGTAAATGCACAACAAAAAGATAGCATTCCAAGCACAACTAAAGATTCTATCGCACTCAAAAAAGAAGCAGAAAAAAAGTATCTCGAAAGACAATTGCGTGTGATTACTTTGGACGAAAAAGAATCTCTAAAACTAGAAGTGCAAAAAATTAATAGAGATCTTGAATTAGGCAACATTACCACTAAAGAAGCGGAAGAACGTAAAAAGAAAGCAGCCATGTTATCCGCAGCCAATATTGAATATCGTATGGCAAAAGTAAAGCGAGAATTGTTGACAGATTATTACGTTCAGGAAGACGGAACGTTTATTCGTTTAGGCGAAATTTTTGATTCACGTATTATTAAAAAACGTTCTATTCGTTACGATCGCCGTACAAAATCAGATATTATATTTGCTTTTGGTTTCAATAATGCAATTCAAGAAGGTGTATCGCTCAGTGACTCAGAGTATAGAATGGCAGGTTCACGCTTCTTTGAATTTGGAATTTTGTGGAGTACGCGTGTTGCCAAAAATCACAACTTTGTGCGTTTTTGCTACGGATTAACGCTGCAATACAACAGCTTAAAACCTACAGGAAATCGCTACTTTGTAGACAATAATAACGGATTAACAACTTTAGAACAATTTCCAAACGATTTGAATCGCTCCAAAATTCGAGTGACCAATTTAACTGTGCCGTTGTATTTTGAATTTGGACCTTCACGGAAAGTAGAAAACAAGCGTTTTGTACGTTACTATACCAACTCAAAATTCAAATTTGGAATTGGCGGTTATGTTGGAGTCAACTTAGCGGTAAAACAAAAATTGCGATATTCTGAAAATGGCGACAGAGTAGACCAAGAGATTCGAAGAAATTTCAATACCAATAATTTTGTTTACGGATTAGGTGCATATATTGGTTGGGATAGTATGAGCTTGTATTGTAAATACGATTTGTCACCAATCTTCAAAAGTCCAAACGCGGAACAACGCAACATTTCGCTTGGTGTGCGCTTGGATGTGTTTTAAATTGGAAACTAGATGTTAGACATTAGCTGTTAGTATTGAGAAGTGAGATATATGCTCTCAATACTAACATCTCACTACTCACTACTAAAAAAAACCAACACGTCACTTCGAGTAAAATCTTGAAAAGATTTTGTATCGAGAAGTACTTTGCTATTAAAAGGTTATCGGGAATTAGATCATATTCTCTAAAACGAAAATAGTCTTTAAACTCGTCTCAATACTAACAGCTCACTACTCACTACTAAAAAAGACAACACGTCACTTCGAGTAAAATCTTGAAAAGATTTTGTATCGAGAAGTACTTTGCTATTAAAAGGTTATCGGGAATTAGATCATATTCTCTAAAACGAAAATAGTCTTTAAACTCGTCTCAATACTAACAGCTCACAACTCACTACTAAAAAACACACACATGAAAATAGCAACCATACTCATTGCAATTTGTTTCTCGCTTTGCGCGAATGGACAAAGTTTGTCACAAGAAATCAACAAGACTAAAACACTGCTACATTTCGATACTCCAGAAACGTTAGACGCTTCACTTGATGCACTTGTAGCGCAAATAGGAGACAAGCGCATTGTGGCTTTGGGTGAAGATACACACGGAACCAAAGAATTTTATGAACTCCGTGCGGCAATCACCAAAAAACTTATTCAAGAAAAAGGATTCAACTTGGTTATCTTGGAAAATCCGTATGAAGATTTGGAAGCTTTATCGCAAAACTTGCAAACACAACCGATAGATTCACTCATAAAAACACATCTTTTTTCCATCTATCAAACGGAAAGTATGAAAAACTTTTTACAATGGTTACAAACGTACAATCAAACACATACGCCCATTGTATTTAAAGGTTGTGACGATTCGTATCGTGAACTATTGCCCGAAATGATTTCTATTGAATTGAAATCGAACATAACACCCGAAATGACCAATATTTTAAAAGAATTTCATGAACGTGTAACAGTAGAGGCAAGTGACTTTTATGTAAAATATCCTGATAAAAAACCTGTAAAAATTGACAATTACGGATATTATAGAGAAGTCTACCGTTTAATTCTTCAACTTGAAAAGGAAATCAAAAAAGAAAACAGTTCCTCCAAGTATTTGGACGAATTACTACTCAATGCAAAGAATTCCTATATCAATTATGAAATGATTTACACGGGAAAAATAATAACGCGCGACATTGTTATGGCAGAACGTGTAGCATTTTTTGCAAAAGATCCGAAGGCTAAAATTATCGTTTGGGCGCACAATGCGCATATTTCCAAAGAAGTAATCATTGACAACGAAATTGGCTTGATGGGCAGAAATCTAAAACAAGAATTTCCTAATGAATACGTAGCAATTGCCATGAGTAGTTTTAGCGGAAGCTATTCACATATAAAAAAGCGACTCATCAATGACGATCACGATTATGGCGATCAGCTTTATGAGGCTAACTATCCAACGCCGCCCGCAAATACCTTTGAAGAAAAATTAGGGCAAAACACTTCGGAAGCGTATTATTTTCACATCAATCAAAACATACAAAAAAGCTGTGCACAATTGCCAAAGCAAAAACTAAAACTCTTTGGCTACGGTATGAATGATGAAAAAGATTATTACGAAGTCAATCCTGCTCTGATGTATGATTATGTAGTTTTTGTCAAAAAAACGAATGCCACAAAACCGTTATTTAATTATGAACAGAAAAAATAAGTTTAGTACAGGGGATTAGCGAAAAAAGAGATACTGACCAAAGTATCTCTTTTTTTAGTCAATATTAGCGGAAACTTAGTACTTTTGAAGTTCATTCCTAAAAATCCCGAAACCATTGATTTCAAAATCAACCATAGATGCTGTATTTGATACTTCTCGCGTAGAAGAAGTAATTGGCGATTTTGTACAACTCAAAAAATCGGGAAGTAACTTCAAAGGATTAAGTCCATTCTCAGACGAACGAACACCGTCGTTTATGGTGTCGCCCGTAAAACAAATTTGGAAAGATTTTAGTTCGGGAAAAGGCGGAAATGTGGTAGCATTTCTTATGGAACACGAGCATTTTACCTATCCAGAAGCGATTCGGTATTTGGCGAATAAATACGGAATTGAAATAGAAGAAACGGAACGTACGGACGAAGAAAAAGCCTTAGCCAACGAAAAAGAAAGTATGTATTTGGTGTCAGAATACGCCAAAAAATATCATCAAGAAATATTGTGGGATTCACCGCAAGGAAAAGCCATCGGACTTACCTATTTTAAAGAACGTGGTTTTTCCATGGAAACCATCAAAAAATTTGGTTTGGGATATGCGTTGGACGAATGGAGCGCGTTTACAGATGCAGCATTAAAAGAAGGCTACAATCTTACGTATTTAGAAAAAACAGGTGTCACAATTGTTAAAGGTGAAAAACGTTTTGATCGTTTCAAAGGACGTGTCATGTTTCCCATTCACAGCATGAGCGGACGCGTATTGGGTTTTGGTGGACGAATTTTAACAAACGATAAAAAAGCAGCCAAATATCTCAATTCACCCGAAAGTGATATCTATCATAAAAGTAAAGTTCTCTACGGTTTATACTATGCAAAACAGGCAATTGCCAAAGAAGATAACTGTTATTTGGTAGAAGGCTACACGGATGTCATTCAAATGCATCAAGCGGGAATTCACAATGTGGTTTCCTCTTCGGGAACTGCCTTAACGGCGGAACAAATCCGTTTGATCAACCGTTTAACGAAAAATATTACCATTCTCTATGACGGAGATGCGGCAGGAATTCGGGCATCGCTTCGTGGAGTTGATTTAATTTTGGAACAAGGAATGAACGTGCGCGTGTGTACCTTTCCAGAAGGAGAAGATCCAGATAGTTTTACCAAAAACAATGCGTTGGAAGATGTGTTGGCGTACTTTGAAAACAATGTAAAAGATTTTATCAGTTACAAAGCTTCTTTATTGATGGAAGTTGCCAAAAATGATCCCATCAAAAAGGCAGAAGTCATCAATGACATGATGTCGAGTATTTCCAGAGTATCCGATCGCATCAAACAGGAATTATACTTGCGTGAAACGTCTCGTATCATGGACATTTCGGAAGAAGTGTTGTTTGCCACTTTGGCGCAATTGCAAAACAAAAACGTCAAGGAAGCCAACAAAAAAATCAAGCAAGAAAAAAAGGCGTTTGATGTCATCAAAACCGAAAAAAAGGCAGAAAGTGTCGATCAACAATATGTTTTAGAGCGAAAAATCATTGAAATATTACTACTCTACGGAAACATGGATGCTACATTTGAAGACTTGATTTTAAAAGAAGACGAAGACGGCGAACTCAAAATGGAGCGCGAATTGTTTGATGCCAAAGTGTTTCAAAAGCTCTACTTAGATTTACAGCAAGACGAAATTGATCTGGCAAATGAAAAATTTCAAAAAATATATTATAGAGCTATTGAAAAACTCAATGAAACAGGCACTTTAGAATTGGATACGTTTGTCAATGAAATAGAACCGGAAGTAGCGAGTGAAGTCACAGATATTCTCATGCGCGAAGAACGCTACGAATTGCACAATTGGGAAGCGCAAAACATTTTCGTAAAACCCAAAGAAGAAACCATTGCACAATTAACAAGCGAAACCATCTTGACCTTGCGTTGTTTCTTGATCAATCTTAAAATAGAAGAACTTAAGTTGAGTCTTTCTCCAGATACTAAAATAGAAGAAGCGCAAAACGTATTGGAAGATATCATAAATTACAATATGTTAAAAAAATCATTGTCTGAACAATTAAAAAGAGTGTTGTAAAAAACTACTTCTCTTAACGAATATGATTTTTATATCAAACTCGTTAACTTCCAAACGTCCCATCGAGTGATTTTTTGAAATAAAATGAAGAAAAATTGTATCGAGATGTGCTTGTGAAAAATAGCATACATTAATAGTATCGACTCTAGTGAATGCACATTTGAAAACTCTTACTAATTATTCTTGAGGTAAAAAACGTCACTAGAGAAGTTTACGAAGTGGCAGTCTGTTTATTGTATCACATGATTGTTCTTTGGAGTCACAGATTACCACTCTCCAATCAAGTTGGAGATCGCAAAGACGTTTCAAATAATACCATTTTATGTGTAAATTGGTATAAGTACAAAAAAACTCAATACTAATATCTCAATACTCAATACTAAATACTATCAAAAAGAATAAAAAGGCTATCGAGCGTAGTCGAGATAAAAAAAATGATGATATGCACATCATAAAATATACATATCATCATCAAAATTTTTACTGTAGTAAAGGGAAATCTTTACATAAAATGCAATTACAGTAATTCCAATGCTTTCGCTTGTTGTAGTAAATCAACTAAGTTGTCTACATTCAGCTTACGCATTAGGCGAGCTTTGTACGTGCTCACAGTTTTTTCGTTCAGATTTAGCTCTTCAGCAACATGTTTGTTACGTTTACCAGAAGCTAAAAGTTTTAACACTTCTACTTCTCTTGTAGACAAACGTCTGAAGAATCTGCGGGGTTTGTTTGTGCTTTCATCAAATGCTAATCGTTGCGCTAACTCATTACTAATGTAAATGCCTCCATTTACAACTTTCATAATAGCTTCTTTAATCACATTTGTAGCTACGGATTTTGATAAGTAACCAGAAGCTCCAGCTCTCAATGTGCTTACAGCGTAAACATCTTCTGAGTGTGAGCTAAACATAATTACTTTCACGTCGGCGAAGTCTTTTTTAAGTCTTCTTAAAGCAGTAATTCCATTGACCTCAGGGATGTCCATCTCAAGTAAAACAACATCTACTGTTTCTTGACTAATAAAGTCAAACAATTCAGAAGTTGTAGCAGCTTTTCCTAATACATCAATCTCAGTAGAGTTCTTGAACAAAGATTTAATTCCTTTTCGAACAATGGGATGATTGTCTGCA harbors:
- a CDS encoding erythromycin esterase family protein — its product is MKIATILIAICFSLCANGQSLSQEINKTKTLLHFDTPETLDASLDALVAQIGDKRIVALGEDTHGTKEFYELRAAITKKLIQEKGFNLVILENPYEDLEALSQNLQTQPIDSLIKTHLFSIYQTESMKNFLQWLQTYNQTHTPIVFKGCDDSYRELLPEMISIELKSNITPEMTNILKEFHERVTVEASDFYVKYPDKKPVKIDNYGYYREVYRLILQLEKEIKKENSSSKYLDELLLNAKNSYINYEMIYTGKIITRDIVMAERVAFFAKDPKAKIIVWAHNAHISKEVIIDNEIGLMGRNLKQEFPNEYVAIAMSSFSGSYSHIKKRLINDDHDYGDQLYEANYPTPPANTFEEKLGQNTSEAYYFHINQNIQKSCAQLPKQKLKLFGYGMNDEKDYYEVNPALMYDYVVFVKKTNATKPLFNYEQKK
- a CDS encoding RNA polymerase sigma factor, which codes for MKVIQLHLQEGQLIKRAKRNDRKAQQVLYAQHAPKMLSVCRYYIANLHDAEEVMLSGFFKVFTQLKTYKNKGSFEGWIRRIMIRESISFLRKRKLLVAVDEIENYTEITECEVNVNAGVEEIQKAIDALPKGYKIVFNLYEIEGYKHQEIAEMLNISVSTSKTQLFKAKKTLQTQLRSKKNRANEIA
- a CDS encoding polyprenyl synthetase family protein — translated: MKVVAQIKQPIVKEMELFEKKFYSSMSSKVALLNRITHYIVNRKGKQMRPMFVFLVSKMTSDGIVNERTYRGASVIELIHTATLVHDDVVDDSNRRRGFFSINALWKNKIAVLVGDFLLSKGLLLSIDNGDFDLLRIISVAVREMSEGELLQIEKARRLDITEEIYYEIIRQKTATLIAACCAMGAQSVNAPEEEVERMRLFGEYIGMAFQIKDDLFDYGQTQIGKPTGIDIKEQKMTLPLIYALNHCTKEEKKWAINSIKNHNKDKKRVKEVIAFVKKTGGLEYAVKQMKSYQEKALVLLETYPKSIYKDSLELMVNYVIDRKK
- a CDS encoding aryl-sulfate sulfotransferase, encoding MKRIITSLFVACCFVCIFSCKDDDMVTPVLPVELSENIVQYEDGIYDAYTLVSPMGSTDSFLINNEGFVVHQWEANTSALMAYLTDEGNLIRALRQDTSEFSGGGATGAIEILNFDGDQIWFWEYNTATYVLHHDLTLLPNGNILALVWEYKSENEALAEGRNPNLLFQNKVWPCKIIEIQPLPNNQANIVWEWSVWDHLIQDHDATKENFGVVSDHPELININFSGGDANFNHLNSIDYIEELDQIVVSSRVFNEFWIIDHSTSTAEAASHSGGNSNKGGDLLYRWGNPQTYNSGTAEDQRLFGQHDVTWIGNTVNNGGNFMVFNNNSFAEKSSVEEILIPQLSDGTYDLVPNTTQLPEAPIWSYDSEAIYSSRLSGAKRLPNGNTLITAGRTGTLLEINTSGTIIWQFQNPIETNASIFKVDKYEKNHPAFEGRTLTPLSIEIE
- the rlmN gene encoding 23S rRNA (adenine(2503)-C(2))-methyltransferase RlmN, with the protein product MKQVGKKDIRALSKEQLREFFVSQGDKAFRGNQVYEWLWQKGAHNFEDMTNVSKETRKMLEENFVINHIRVDKMQRSNDGTIKNAVRLHDGLVVESVLIPTSSRTTACVSSQVGCSLDCKFCATSRLKRMRNLNPDEIYDQVVAIDRESRLYHGRPLSNIVFMGMGEPLMNYNNVLKAIDKITSDEGLGMSPKRITVSTSGVPKMIKKMADDEVKFKLAVSLHSAIDEVRTEIMPFNEHFPLKDLKEALAYWYDKTKNKITYEYVVWDGINDQQKDINALVKFCKDVPSKVNLIEYNPIDDGQFQQASNKAIDRYVDSLEQNGITVTVRRSRGKDIDAACGQLANKE
- a CDS encoding T9SS type A sorting domain-containing protein encodes the protein MRKITFLFFSFLIFTYTGIAQDTCATAQAITAGTYNVLAVNGTEGTTTICSGGTTTAAAAEWYTYTPTASGSATVSSNILPANLNGDTRLQIYEGTCGALVCLSGSDDVDYPGGNYLSEATFNTVANTTYYIVWDNRWSSFGFEFTLTEAAAVCLDPSGFVGNAATSTTFDLGWTDTNTGTPTWEIEWGADGFTQGTGTLVSNIMTPNYVFMGLTPNTNYDFFIRANCGGSNGDSAWVGPIGFRSLRDCTGSATYPFSENFADGTVLDCWALEDADMISPVWSYNTDINDLDGDGANDSFMVVFPQAATEVAKDDWLFSQRMDMTTINTYGIQVIYNAFDLNSAADESFELYITDSQSSTATYQSLLGTYTNITQSGAFGDTMGNDLITQAYSVTETFSPPSDGTYYVAVRATTTNSPNLLMLLGLGVTETLGVEEFDADNFKHFINYETEVMTMQATEPMSNFVLYNTIGQQILNSELNSRTHEVSLNTVDAGVYFAKVSINNKTKTFKILVK